A region of Piscinibacter gummiphilus DNA encodes the following proteins:
- a CDS encoding NHL repeat-containing protein, whose protein sequence is MASPFFRSTLSLFAFAALTACGGDDADVTTGTSDPTPSAAAGFTFTLDTSKAVVWQGREATVAVAVQRDPGFTAGIQFSAEGLPAGTTAAALHVPADGTSGTLTLQAAATAPHSLPTGVTVKGTAGAAQATKPLTVTVRGEAGDVDTSFGGGTLVTPGGLTDDDVRGVAVQADGKAVVAGFGVATVATGTDFLLVRHLRDGGLDPGFGNGGRVATAFGNAGRSDEAQAVAVQPDGKILVAGSSDQGATGYDFALARYNTDGSLDTTFGNGGRVTTSFGAGADKACALLLQPDGRIVLAGDSSQGANGSDFALARYHSDGSLDTGFGTGGKVLTAIGSDGARETVYALALQTVGGVPRLVAVGGEGDFIAAAYRADGSVDTTFGTAGIVRGLFGSVTGAARGVVVTTDNRLVLAGHRDHDFAAVRLLPAGGLDTGFGTGGRAVIAVSADNWDESTALVQQTDGKLLLGGWTYTGNSSSADTVLVRLNADGRADTAFGPGGIRTTAVATGTKTDAGRALVLQPDDRVPTVRVLQAGEANGSDLDVVLMRHWL, encoded by the coding sequence GCCGCGGGCTTCACCTTCACGCTCGACACCAGCAAGGCCGTCGTGTGGCAGGGCCGCGAGGCCACCGTCGCCGTCGCCGTGCAACGCGACCCCGGCTTCACGGCGGGCATCCAGTTCAGCGCCGAAGGCCTTCCCGCGGGCACGACCGCGGCGGCGCTGCACGTGCCCGCCGACGGCACCTCCGGCACGCTGACGCTGCAGGCGGCGGCCACCGCTCCACATTCGCTGCCGACCGGTGTCACCGTGAAGGGCACCGCCGGCGCGGCCCAGGCCACCAAGCCGTTGACGGTGACCGTGCGCGGCGAGGCGGGCGACGTCGACACCAGCTTCGGTGGCGGCACCCTCGTAACCCCGGGCGGTCTCACCGACGACGACGTGCGCGGCGTGGCCGTGCAGGCCGACGGCAAGGCCGTGGTGGCCGGATTCGGCGTGGCCACGGTCGCCACCGGCACCGACTTCCTGCTGGTGCGCCACCTGCGCGATGGCGGCCTCGATCCGGGCTTCGGCAACGGCGGGCGTGTCGCCACCGCCTTCGGCAATGCGGGCCGCAGCGACGAGGCCCAGGCCGTGGCCGTCCAGCCCGACGGGAAGATCCTCGTCGCGGGCAGCAGCGACCAGGGCGCCACCGGCTACGACTTCGCGCTGGCCCGCTACAACACCGACGGGTCGCTCGACACGACCTTCGGCAACGGCGGCCGCGTGACGACCTCGTTCGGCGCCGGTGCCGACAAGGCCTGCGCACTGCTGCTGCAGCCCGACGGCCGGATCGTGCTCGCCGGCGACAGCAGCCAGGGCGCCAACGGCAGCGACTTCGCGCTGGCCCGCTACCACAGCGACGGCAGCCTCGACACCGGCTTCGGCACGGGCGGCAAGGTGCTCACGGCCATCGGCAGCGACGGCGCCCGCGAGACCGTCTACGCGCTCGCCCTGCAGACCGTGGGTGGCGTGCCGCGTCTCGTCGCGGTGGGCGGGGAAGGCGACTTCATCGCCGCGGCCTACCGCGCCGACGGCTCGGTGGACACGACCTTCGGCACCGCCGGCATCGTGCGCGGGCTGTTCGGCAGCGTGACCGGCGCTGCGCGCGGGGTGGTCGTGACGACGGACAACCGGCTCGTGCTCGCCGGCCACCGCGACCACGACTTCGCCGCGGTGCGCCTGCTGCCCGCGGGTGGGCTCGACACGGGTTTCGGCACCGGGGGCCGTGCGGTCATCGCCGTGAGCGCCGACAACTGGGACGAGTCCACGGCCCTGGTGCAGCAAACCGACGGCAAGCTGCTGCTGGGCGGCTGGACCTACACCGGCAACAGCTCCAGCGCCGACACGGTGCTCGTGCGCCTGAATGCCGACGGCCGTGCCGACACGGCCTTCGGTCCCGGCGGCATCCGCACCACGGCGGTGGCGACCGGCACGAAGACCGACGCGGGTCGTGCGCTCGTGCTGCAACCGGACGACCGGGTGCCGACGGTGCGCGTGCTGCAGGCCGGCGAGGCCAACGGCAGCGACCTCGATGTCGTGCTGATGCGCCACTGGCTCTGA
- the ftsY gene encoding signal recognition particle-docking protein FtsY codes for MFSFFKKKSPPSDAPPAAAPAVDTGEEKRSWVDRLRSGIGLGDTPVEATPAPAPAPAAPVIPAPAPAPVVAAPVPVQAPAPVPVPAPVPAEPPVSAEAVAERRTWLDKLRTGLRKTGSSITQVFTGTQIDDALYEDLEAALLMADAGVKATEFLLKDLKWRVKEAKATDPAAVKGLLADAITDLLAPLEKPLEIGEATPTVMMVVGVNGAGKTTSIGKLTRHLADGGQKVLLAAADTFRAAAREQLAVWADRADKPGAPAVAVEIVSQESGDPSSVSFDAVVAGKSRGCDVVIADTAGRLPTQLHLMEELKKIKRVIGKAQDGAPHEVLLVVDGNTGQNALQQVKAFDDALQLTGLIITKLDGTAKGGVLAAIARERPVPVYFVGVGEKLEDLQTFSAREFAQAVLS; via the coding sequence ATGTTCAGTTTTTTCAAGAAGAAATCCCCCCCGTCCGACGCGCCGCCGGCCGCCGCGCCCGCCGTCGACACGGGGGAGGAGAAGCGCAGCTGGGTCGACCGGCTGCGCAGTGGCATCGGACTGGGGGACACGCCCGTCGAGGCCACGCCCGCGCCCGCGCCTGCGCCGGCCGCCCCCGTCATTCCGGCGCCGGCCCCCGCGCCCGTGGTCGCTGCGCCGGTCCCGGTTCAGGCCCCGGCTCCGGTTCCGGTTCCGGCACCCGTGCCCGCCGAACCACCGGTGTCCGCCGAAGCCGTGGCCGAACGCCGCACCTGGCTCGACAAGCTGCGCACCGGGCTGCGCAAGACCGGCTCCAGCATCACGCAGGTGTTCACCGGCACGCAGATCGACGATGCCCTCTATGAAGACCTCGAGGCCGCGCTGCTCATGGCGGACGCCGGCGTCAAGGCCACGGAGTTCCTGCTGAAGGACCTGAAGTGGCGGGTGAAGGAGGCGAAGGCCACCGACCCGGCCGCGGTGAAGGGGCTGCTGGCCGATGCCATCACCGACCTGCTGGCGCCCCTCGAGAAGCCGCTCGAGATCGGCGAGGCCACGCCCACCGTGATGATGGTGGTGGGGGTCAACGGTGCCGGCAAGACGACGAGCATCGGCAAGCTCACGCGCCATCTGGCCGACGGCGGTCAGAAGGTGTTGCTGGCTGCGGCCGACACGTTCCGCGCCGCCGCCCGCGAGCAGCTCGCGGTGTGGGCCGACCGCGCCGACAAGCCGGGTGCGCCGGCCGTGGCGGTGGAGATCGTGTCGCAGGAAAGCGGCGATCCGTCGTCGGTGAGCTTCGATGCCGTGGTGGCGGGCAAGTCCCGCGGCTGCGACGTGGTGATCGCCGACACCGCGGGCCGCCTGCCCACGCAGCTCCACCTGATGGAGGAGCTGAAGAAGATCAAGCGCGTGATCGGCAAGGCCCAGGACGGGGCGCCGCACGAGGTGCTGCTGGTGGTCGACGGCAACACCGGGCAAAACGCGCTGCAGCAGGTCAAGGCGTTCGACGATGCGCTTCAGCTCACCGGGCTGATCATCACGAAGCTCGATGGCACGGCGAAGGGTGGGGTGCTGGCGGCCATCGCGCGCGAGCGGCCCGTCCCGGTGTACTTCGTGGGCGTGGGTGAGAAGCTGGAAGACCTGCAGACCTTCAGCGCGCGTGAGTTCGCCCAGGCCGTCCTGAGCTGA
- a CDS encoding LuxR C-terminal-related transcriptional regulator, with protein sequence MDTRIPTARASKYRIPRSRRDAVPRPVLLARTLEQVAEARLVLVQAPAGFGKTTLLVQLAAALAAGSGREIVWVSLDAEDNDANRLFAALFGALDALDLPWPVPPATVLAQLQDASPAARTALGPLIDALGGRPDTRIALVLDDLHHVTDAAALQLLDTLIARAPPELCVFIGSRVTPPLSLARWRAGGELVELGFEDLQFDLDAAQALCRLRGLDAPSDEALQAALARTHGWVAGLHLMLGSARDRAGLPSLIGPAAHRHLFDYFAQEVLAELPAPLQQFALHSSVLPELSPALCQAVTGRADARAVLDTLFGRQLFLSALDEAVPVLRFHDLFRDFLHGELERREPGMATELHARAAAAETRAERAVPHWLAAGRWAEALAALRHMADGLLAVGGTHRLERWLEQLPAEWREPQADAALLRGLCAWSRWDWVHARDEFQRSHDTFVCHGQTRDRFVALGMLGACHNALGDLARAEEAITAAADARLPPVLQVFFDSLVAWNGVARGDAPAVLAGLSAMADNAALAPEARYPNIVDMSYGHFIGLPGTRPLMARLRQLCRGDRVDEVHVPALDAWLAFWHGEPGSAREALQLLLQRQRHLPGDVMLGISALHLHSLHLAAQGFGTEALASIAQVPGMMTPGYSQGWRRTYLHAQARLHWRAEDADGLATLLPELVRPRSTREWPVLDTGAALVQGQLALLRGDLAVARQWLERAVVLQGGGRLPAFMGDARFALAVCRAAQGEPDAAAEALDEVLSEAIDDEGLGLLLEPSGRLYPLWEALASRLRCPPAAQARLRRRLSAWQGESESLPADTMPLEDDPLSLREREVLALLAEGQSNKLIARALDLSLHTVKRHVANILTKLALESRTQAAAWWLRR encoded by the coding sequence ATGGACACCCGCATCCCGACCGCCCGCGCCAGCAAGTACCGCATCCCGCGTTCGCGCCGGGATGCCGTGCCGCGCCCGGTCCTGCTGGCGCGCACGCTGGAGCAGGTCGCCGAGGCCCGGCTCGTGCTGGTGCAGGCACCGGCGGGCTTCGGCAAGACGACGCTGCTGGTGCAACTCGCCGCCGCGCTCGCGGCTGGTTCGGGGCGGGAGATCGTCTGGGTGTCGCTCGACGCCGAGGACAACGACGCCAACCGCCTGTTCGCCGCGTTGTTCGGCGCCCTCGACGCCCTGGACCTGCCCTGGCCGGTTCCACCGGCCACGGTGCTGGCGCAGCTGCAGGACGCGAGTCCTGCTGCACGCACCGCGCTGGGGCCGCTGATCGATGCCCTCGGGGGCCGGCCCGACACACGCATCGCCCTCGTGCTGGACGACCTGCACCACGTCACCGACGCAGCGGCGCTTCAACTGCTCGACACGCTGATCGCCCGCGCACCGCCCGAACTCTGCGTCTTCATCGGAAGCCGTGTCACGCCGCCGCTGTCGCTCGCACGCTGGCGGGCGGGCGGCGAACTCGTGGAGCTGGGGTTCGAGGACCTGCAGTTCGACCTCGACGCGGCCCAGGCCCTGTGCCGGCTGCGCGGGCTGGACGCGCCATCCGACGAGGCGCTGCAGGCCGCGCTGGCGCGCACCCATGGCTGGGTCGCCGGCCTGCACCTGATGCTGGGCAGCGCGCGCGACCGCGCCGGGCTGCCTTCGCTGATCGGTCCGGCGGCCCACCGCCATCTGTTCGACTACTTCGCGCAGGAAGTGCTGGCCGAGCTGCCCGCGCCGCTGCAGCAGTTCGCGCTCCACAGCAGCGTGCTGCCCGAACTCAGCCCCGCGCTGTGCCAGGCCGTGACCGGGCGGGCCGACGCGAGGGCGGTGCTCGACACGCTGTTCGGGCGCCAGCTGTTTCTGAGCGCGCTGGACGAGGCGGTGCCGGTGCTGCGCTTCCACGACCTGTTCCGGGACTTCCTGCATGGCGAGCTGGAACGCCGCGAACCCGGGATGGCCACGGAACTGCATGCCCGCGCCGCCGCGGCCGAGACCCGTGCCGAGCGCGCCGTGCCGCACTGGCTCGCGGCGGGGCGCTGGGCCGAGGCGCTCGCCGCGCTGCGCCACATGGCCGACGGGCTGCTGGCCGTCGGTGGCACCCATCGCCTCGAGCGCTGGCTCGAACAACTGCCCGCCGAGTGGCGCGAGCCGCAGGCCGACGCGGCGCTGCTGCGCGGCCTGTGCGCCTGGTCGCGCTGGGACTGGGTGCATGCGCGCGACGAGTTCCAGCGCAGCCACGACACCTTCGTGTGCCACGGCCAGACGCGAGATCGTTTCGTCGCGCTGGGCATGCTGGGCGCATGCCACAACGCCCTCGGCGACCTGGCGCGGGCCGAGGAGGCGATCACCGCGGCGGCCGACGCACGGCTGCCCCCGGTCCTGCAGGTGTTCTTCGACTCGCTGGTCGCCTGGAACGGCGTGGCGCGCGGAGACGCGCCCGCGGTGCTCGCGGGCCTGTCCGCGATGGCGGACAACGCCGCGCTGGCCCCCGAGGCCCGGTATCCCAACATCGTGGACATGAGCTACGGGCACTTCATCGGCCTGCCCGGCACGCGGCCGCTGATGGCGCGGCTGCGGCAGCTGTGCCGCGGCGACCGGGTGGACGAGGTGCACGTGCCGGCGCTGGACGCCTGGCTGGCCTTCTGGCACGGCGAACCCGGTTCGGCGCGCGAGGCGCTGCAGCTCCTGCTGCAGCGGCAGCGCCACCTGCCCGGTGACGTGATGCTGGGCATCAGCGCGCTGCACCTGCACAGCCTGCACCTGGCCGCGCAGGGGTTCGGCACCGAGGCGCTGGCCAGCATCGCGCAGGTGCCGGGCATGATGACCCCCGGCTACAGCCAGGGCTGGCGGCGCACCTACCTCCATGCGCAGGCCCGCCTCCATTGGCGCGCGGAGGATGCCGACGGGCTCGCCACGCTGTTGCCCGAACTGGTCCGGCCGCGTTCGACGCGGGAGTGGCCGGTGCTGGACACCGGTGCGGCGCTGGTCCAGGGACAGCTGGCGCTGCTGCGCGGTGACCTCGCCGTCGCACGGCAATGGCTGGAGCGCGCGGTGGTGCTGCAAGGCGGCGGCCGGCTGCCGGCCTTCATGGGCGATGCGCGGTTCGCGCTGGCCGTGTGCCGTGCCGCGCAGGGCGAGCCGGATGCCGCGGCCGAGGCGCTGGACGAGGTGTTGTCGGAGGCCATCGACGACGAAGGCCTCGGCTTGCTGCTGGAGCCGTCCGGCCGGTTGTACCCGCTGTGGGAGGCGCTGGCATCCCGCCTTCGCTGCCCGCCCGCGGCACAGGCCCGGCTGCGCCGCCGCCTGTCGGCATGGCAGGGAGAGAGCGAGAGCCTGCCGGCCGACACGATGCCGCTCGAGGACGATCCGCTGTCGTTGCGCGAGCGCGAGGTGCTGGCGCTGCTCGCCGAGGGCCAGAGCAACAAGCTCATCGCCCGCGCGCTCGACCTCAGCCTGCACACGGTCAAGCGCCACGTCGCGAACATCCTGACCAAGCTCGCCCTCGAAAGCCGCACGCAGGCGGCGGCCTGGTGGCTCCGGCGCTGA
- the ffh gene encoding signal recognition particle protein, giving the protein MASTLTDRLSRLVKTMRGQARITEDNVQDMLREVRMALLEADVALPVVRDFIARVKEKALGAEVVGSLSPGQALVGIVNRELTATMGEGVSDINLAAQPPAVILMAGLQGAGKTTTTAKLAKHLIEKRKKKVLTVSADVYRPAAIEQLKTVTKQAGAEWFPSTPTDKPVDIARAALDHARRHYFDVLLLDTAGRLAIDEALMKEIAELHKAVDPVETLFVVDAMQGQDAINTARAFKEALPLTGIVLTKTDGDSRGGAALSVRQVTGVPIKFAGVSEKIDGLEVFDASRHAGRVLGMGDIVALVEEVQKGVDVAAAQKLAEKLKSGDNFDLNDFLSQISQMKKMGGLAGLMDKLPTQMAAKAGQADMDRAERDVRRMEGIINSMTPLERRKPELLKATRKRRIAAGAGVQVQDVNRLLNQFEQMQGMMKKMKGGGLMKMMKRMGGMKGLGGPAGLR; this is encoded by the coding sequence ATGGCCTCCACCCTCACCGACCGCCTGAGTCGCCTCGTCAAGACGATGCGCGGCCAGGCCCGCATCACCGAAGACAACGTCCAGGACATGCTGCGCGAAGTGCGCATGGCCCTGCTCGAGGCCGACGTGGCCCTCCCCGTGGTGCGCGACTTCATCGCCCGGGTCAAGGAAAAGGCGCTCGGCGCCGAAGTGGTCGGCTCGCTGTCGCCGGGCCAGGCGCTCGTCGGCATCGTCAACCGCGAACTCACCGCCACGATGGGCGAGGGGGTCTCCGACATCAACCTCGCCGCCCAGCCCCCGGCGGTGATCCTGATGGCCGGCCTGCAGGGCGCGGGCAAGACCACCACCACGGCCAAGCTCGCCAAGCACCTGATCGAGAAGCGCAAGAAGAAGGTGCTCACGGTCTCCGCCGACGTGTACCGCCCCGCCGCCATCGAGCAGCTCAAGACGGTGACGAAGCAGGCCGGCGCCGAGTGGTTCCCGTCCACGCCCACCGACAAGCCGGTCGACATCGCGCGCGCCGCACTCGACCACGCCCGCCGCCACTATTTCGACGTGCTGCTGCTCGACACGGCCGGCCGCCTGGCCATCGACGAAGCGCTGATGAAGGAGATCGCCGAGCTGCACAAGGCCGTCGACCCGGTCGAGACCCTGTTCGTCGTCGACGCCATGCAGGGCCAGGACGCCATCAACACCGCCCGTGCGTTCAAGGAAGCGCTGCCGCTCACCGGCATCGTGCTGACCAAGACCGACGGCGACTCGCGCGGCGGTGCCGCGCTGTCGGTGCGCCAGGTCACCGGCGTGCCCATCAAGTTCGCGGGGGTCAGCGAGAAGATCGACGGCCTCGAGGTGTTCGACGCCTCGCGCCACGCCGGCCGGGTGCTCGGCATGGGCGACATCGTCGCGCTGGTCGAGGAGGTGCAGAAGGGCGTCGACGTCGCCGCGGCCCAGAAGCTCGCCGAGAAGCTCAAGTCGGGCGACAACTTCGACCTGAACGACTTCCTCTCGCAGATCAGCCAGATGAAGAAGATGGGCGGCCTCGCCGGCCTGATGGACAAGCTGCCCACGCAGATGGCCGCCAAGGCGGGCCAGGCCGACATGGACCGCGCCGAACGTGACGTGCGGCGCATGGAGGGCATCATCAACTCGATGACCCCGCTCGAACGCCGCAAGCCCGAACTGCTCAAGGCCACCCGCAAGCGCCGCATCGCCGCGGGCGCAGGCGTGCAGGTCCAGGACGTCAACCGCCTGCTCAACCAGTTCGAGCAGATGCAGGGGATGATGAAGAAGATGAAGGGCGGCGGCCTCATGAAGATGATGAAGCGCATGGGTGGCATGAAAGGCCTGGGCGGCCCGGCCGGGTTGCGCTGA
- a CDS encoding DUF2726 domain-containing protein, translating to MELLIIAGLVLLVALLVLVQRARRPAAPAQRKPKGQKARGMDALDTVAGWPPQATRVLTPAERKAWFVLRTALPDHMILAQVPLSRFMKVPTRNSYSEWLRRVGLKSVDIVVCDAASQVIAVVDVRAEDGKESSRARQRHARVDRVIAAANIPMHVWYEDSIPTPAAARDLILAPAKGAAEDASAAPVPPRLNDPIEADAMLDAEMEQRDPPPSTWFDNLDSAAVPLGNVPAPRAGAGAPQPRKG from the coding sequence ATGGAACTGCTGATCATTGCGGGGCTCGTGCTGCTGGTCGCCCTGCTGGTGCTGGTGCAACGGGCACGCCGCCCCGCTGCGCCCGCCCAGCGCAAGCCGAAGGGCCAGAAGGCCCGTGGCATGGACGCCCTCGACACGGTGGCCGGCTGGCCGCCCCAGGCCACGCGCGTGCTCACCCCGGCCGAACGCAAGGCCTGGTTCGTGCTGCGCACCGCCCTGCCCGACCACATGATCCTGGCGCAGGTGCCGCTGTCGCGGTTCATGAAGGTGCCCACCCGCAACTCGTATTCCGAGTGGCTGCGCCGCGTGGGGCTGAAATCGGTCGACATCGTCGTGTGCGATGCCGCGTCGCAGGTCATCGCCGTCGTTGACGTGCGCGCCGAGGACGGCAAGGAAAGCAGCCGCGCCCGCCAGCGCCACGCCCGCGTGGACCGGGTCATCGCCGCGGCGAACATCCCGATGCACGTCTGGTACGAGGACTCCATTCCCACGCCGGCCGCGGCCCGCGATCTGATCCTGGCGCCCGCCAAGGGGGCCGCGGAAGACGCCTCCGCCGCACCCGTGCCGCCGCGCCTCAACGACCCCATCGAGGCCGACGCCATGCTGGACGCCGAAATGGAACAGCGCGATCCGCCGCCGTCCACCTGGTTCGACAACCTCGACTCGGCGGCGGTGCCGCTCGGCAACGTGCCGGCACCTCGCGCCGGGGCGGGGGCGCCGCAGCCGCGCAAGGGCTGA
- a CDS encoding NmrA family NAD(P)-binding protein codes for MRPLIAVVGATGAQGGGLVRALLRDPAQRFAVRALTRRPGERAARALAQAGAEVVAADLDCPGTLAGALEGAWGLFGVTDFWEHFSPERELRQAAALAEAAARAGVQHIVWSTQEDTRGGAAAWRVPQMDAKGQADTFFRSLPTTFVLPSFYWDNLIQLGLHPRREADGKLRWRLPIGGARLCGIAAEDIGGCVAALFNQGPACVGQRIGLAAAQLTGAQMADVLSHALGERVRHDPMPVEDFGRQPFPGAFEMAGCFAHQQHDEARYGAARSPDVARALHPGLMDFTCWTQSRADVLRPLCEG; via the coding sequence ATGAGGCCGCTCATCGCCGTGGTCGGTGCCACCGGCGCACAAGGCGGCGGCCTCGTGCGTGCGCTGCTGCGCGACCCGGCGCAGCGCTTCGCCGTGCGGGCGCTGACCCGGCGGCCCGGCGAGCGCGCCGCGCGTGCGCTGGCCCAGGCCGGCGCCGAGGTCGTGGCCGCGGACCTCGACTGTCCCGGCACGCTGGCCGGTGCGCTCGAGGGGGCCTGGGGTCTCTTCGGTGTCACCGACTTCTGGGAACACTTCAGCCCCGAACGCGAACTGCGCCAGGCGGCCGCGCTCGCCGAGGCCGCGGCCCGGGCCGGCGTTCAGCACATCGTCTGGTCCACGCAGGAGGACACCCGCGGCGGCGCGGCCGCGTGGCGTGTGCCGCAGATGGATGCCAAGGGCCAGGCCGACACGTTCTTCCGCAGCCTGCCGACCACGTTCGTGCTGCCGTCCTTCTATTGGGACAACCTGATCCAGCTGGGCCTGCACCCGCGCCGCGAGGCGGACGGCAAGCTGCGCTGGCGCCTGCCCATCGGCGGGGCCCGGTTGTGCGGCATCGCGGCGGAGGACATCGGCGGTTGCGTGGCCGCGCTGTTCAACCAGGGGCCGGCCTGCGTGGGGCAGCGCATCGGCCTGGCCGCCGCACAGTTGACGGGGGCGCAGATGGCCGACGTGCTGTCGCACGCGCTGGGCGAGCGCGTGCGACACGACCCGATGCCGGTCGAGGACTTCGGTCGGCAGCCGTTCCCGGGCGCCTTCGAGATGGCGGGCTGCTTCGCCCATCAGCAGCACGACGAGGCCCGCTATGGCGCGGCCCGTTCGCCCGATGTGGCGCGGGCGTTGCACCCGGGCCTGATGGACTTCACCTGCTGGACACAGTCGCGTGCGGACGTGCTGCGCCCGCTGTGCGAAGGGTGA